CAGGAGCCCCCGCGCCGATTCCAGGGCCGCCGCCGCCTCGTCCCAGCGGCCGTCCCGGAGCGCCCGGGCGATGGCGCGTTCGTGCTGCCTGCGGAAGTGGTCGGTTCCCAGGTCGGCCTGGCGGGCGAGCAGGGCGCGGGCGTCCTCGGCGTGCCGGCCGTCCGGCCACTCGGCCAGGAAGCGTCGGATGCGTTCGGCCGCCTCTCCGGGCACGAGGGCGTCGGCCGCTGCGGCCTGCAGGTCGGCCCAGCAGGCGGCTTCGAGGTCGTCGAAGGGCGCCTTGAGCCGGGCGGCCACGTCCTCGTACGGCATCATGAGCGCCTGCGTCCGCAGCGCGTCGGCCTGGAGGCGGGCGGCCGCGTAGTCCTGCGTGCGCACGAGTGCGGCGAACGCCTCCAGCGCCTCCTCGGCCTGCCGCCGGGCGTGGCGCCGCACGAAATGCGGAAGGGAGCGCAGCAGCTCGGCGTGCGGTTCGGCCCGGGCCAGGGTCACGGCGGCGGCCTCTGCCTCCCGCCACTCGCCGCGCTCCACGTGGTTCTTGACCTGTTCGCGCTGGAGGTGGTGGGCGTCCCTCTGGGCCCGGAGTTCCTGCGCCGCCTCCGCAAGGACCCGGTCGGTCTCCTGCTTCTCTCTGTGGAGGGCGGCGGCGCGCTGCCCGTAGGCGAACCAGATCAGGGCCACGACGGCTGCGGCCGCCGCCATGGGGCCGATGACGCGACGGTGTCGCCAGGTCCACTTGCGGACGCGGTACCAGATGGTGGCCCGGCGGGCGGCGACGGGGCGGTCTTCCAGGAAGTTCCCCAGGTCCCGGGCGAGGGCCTCGGCCGTCTGGTAGCGCTCGTTCTTGTCCTTCTGGACGGCTTTGAGGAGGATCAGCTCCAGGTCCACGGGAAGGTTCGGCTGGAGCACGCTGGGGCGGAGGGGTTCGTGGTCCTGGAGCATCTCCAGCGCCTTGAGGCCCCTGATGTGCTCAACCGGGTAGGGAAGCACGCCGACGATCAGTTCGTAGAGGATGACGCCGAGGGCGTAGACGTCCGTGCGTTCGTCGACGGCGCGGGGGTTGCCCATGGCCTGTTCCAGGCTCATGTAGCGCGGTGTGCCCATGTAGTCGCCGGGCATGGTGAGTGCGTCGTACCTGGTCTGGCCTTCGACGGTGGCGCGCGAGAGCCCGAAGTCCAGGATCCGCGGCCGGCCGAGGTCATCGACCATGATGTTGCCCGGCTTCAGGTCACGGTGGATCACGCCGTGCCGGTGTGCGCAATGGACGGCCTCGCAGATGGGGATCATGAGGCGGCAGATCTGCGCGTGCGAGAGTTCGTTTCGGATCGTGTAGGCGCGCAGGTCGACGCCGTCCACGAACTCCATGGTGAAGTAGGGCTGCCCGCCGACCTCGCCGAACTCGTAGACCGAGACGATGGCCGGGTGGTTGATCTGTGCGACGGCGTGGGCCTCGCGCTCGAACCGCCTGCGGTTCGTCTCGGTCGCCAGGGGGCCGGCGAGCATCACCTTCAGGGCCACCTGGCGCGACGGCTGCTTCTGGCGCACCCGGAAGACGGCGCCCATGCCGCCCCGGCTGACGAAGTCGAGCACCTCGTAGCGGTCTCCGAGGTGCTCCTGGAGCCATCGGAGGCTCGTCTCCACGGAGGCATCGGCCTGCGCGGAGGGGGCGGCGACCGACGCGTGCGCCGTGGCGAGCGTGCGGGCGGTCGGGTCGGCCCCCGCTGCTGCGGCGCCGGCCGGCGCCCGGATGCTGAAGGGGGCTCCGCAGCGCGGGCACGGGGCGCCCGTCTCGCCCAGCGGCACGGCAAACTCGCCCGAACACCGGGAGCAGTGGACGTGGATGCGCGGTACGGTCGCGGCGCCGGGGGCCGCCTCCGGCGTCGGTTTCGGCCCGTCGTCGGCCTCGGCCTCGGCCACAGCCTCGGCCTCGGCAACAGCCTCGGGCTCGGCCAGGGTCGGCGCTTCGTGCACCACGTCGATGCTGCGGTGACAGAACGGGCACTCGATGCGGTCCCCCTCCGCATCGAGATTCAGTTCGGAGCCGCAGCCGGGGCATCGCACCTGCAAGGGAGTCTCCCGCGCCCTCAGTCTGAGGGCGATTATAGCAGCAGGCGTCCGCCCGGCGCCAATGGGCGGCTACGGTCCGGGCTTGACGGCCGAGGCCATGCGGGCGATGAGGTCCAGGGCGGCAGCGGCCGGGTCGTCTCCCCGGGCGTGTGCCTGTGCGATGAGGCGCACGATCGCGCTGCCGACGATGACGCCGTCGGCGGCGGCGGAGACCTCCCGGGCCTGTTCGGGCGTGGAGATGCCGAAGCCGACCGCCACCGGCACGGGGGTGAGCGCCTTCAGTTCGGCCAGGTTGCGGAAGAGGTCGGGCGGCAGCGTGTCGCGGGTGCCGGTGGTTCCGCGCACGGCGATGTAGTAGATGAAGCCTGCGGCGTGCCGGGCCACCATCGCGCGGCGGTGGCCCACGGTGGACGGGGCGGTGAAGCAGATCAGGCGGAACCCGCGCTCCCGGGCGGCGGGGAACAGCGTGTCGGCCTCGTCCACGGGCAGGTCCGGCACCGTCGCGCCGTCGATGCCGGCCTGCAGACAGCGGTCCACGAACCGCTCGAAGCCCATGCGGAACACCAGGCTGTAGGAGGCCATGGCGACGATGGGCAGCCGGCACGCGTGCCGGGCGCGGCGGACCATCTCGAAGACGGCGGCGACGTCCTGGCCCCCCTGCAGCACGCGGTGATAGGAGTCCTGGATCGTGGGGCCATCGGCGATGGGATCGCTGTAGGGGAAGCCGAGTTCGATCAGGTCAGCGCCGGCGGCCTCGGCGCCTTCCAGCAGGCGCACGGTTGCGTCGGGGTCGGGGTCGCCCGCCGTGAGGAAGGGGATGAATGCCTTCCGGGCGGCCGTGCGCAGGCTCTCGAAGCGGGCGTCGATCCTGTTCATGACCTTCTCACGTGGCAGGTCTATAGGTCCAGAGCCAGCAGGCGGCTGACTTCCCACAGGTCCTTGTCGCCGCGGCCGGACAGGCAGACGATCGCCGTGCGGTCGGCGGGGAGGCGGCATTCGGGCCGCATGAGGTAGGCGACGGCGTGGGCGCTCTCCAGCGCCGGGATGATGCCCTCAGTGTGCGTGAGGAACTGGAATGCGTCGAGCACCTCGGCGTCGGAGGCGGCGACGTATTCGGCGCGGCCGCTCTCCTTCAGGAAGCTGTGCTGCG
This is a stretch of genomic DNA from Candidatus Brocadiaceae bacterium. It encodes these proteins:
- a CDS encoding tryptophan synthase subunit alpha; translation: MNRIDARFESLRTAARKAFIPFLTAGDPDPDATVRLLEGAEAAGADLIELGFPYSDPIADGPTIQDSYHRVLQGGQDVAAVFEMVRRARHACRLPIVAMASYSLVFRMGFERFVDRCLQAGIDGATVPDLPVDEADTLFPAARERGFRLICFTAPSTVGHRRAMVARHAAGFIYYIAVRGTTGTRDTLPPDLFRNLAELKALTPVPVAVGFGISTPEQAREVSAAADGVIVGSAIVRLIAQAHARGDDPAAAALDLIARMASAVKPGP
- a CDS encoding protein kinase — its product is MQVRCPGCGSELNLDAEGDRIECPFCHRSIDVVHEAPTLAEPEAVAEAEAVAEAEADDGPKPTPEAAPGAATVPRIHVHCSRCSGEFAVPLGETGAPCPRCGAPFSIRAPAGAAAAGADPTARTLATAHASVAAPSAQADASVETSLRWLQEHLGDRYEVLDFVSRGGMGAVFRVRQKQPSRQVALKVMLAGPLATETNRRRFEREAHAVAQINHPAIVSVYEFGEVGGQPYFTMEFVDGVDLRAYTIRNELSHAQICRLMIPICEAVHCAHRHGVIHRDLKPGNIMVDDLGRPRILDFGLSRATVEGQTRYDALTMPGDYMGTPRYMSLEQAMGNPRAVDERTDVYALGVILYELIVGVLPYPVEHIRGLKALEMLQDHEPLRPSVLQPNLPVDLELILLKAVQKDKNERYQTAEALARDLGNFLEDRPVAARRATIWYRVRKWTWRHRRVIGPMAAAAAVVALIWFAYGQRAAALHREKQETDRVLAEAAQELRAQRDAHHLQREQVKNHVERGEWREAEAAAVTLARAEPHAELLRSLPHFVRRHARRQAEEALEAFAALVRTQDYAAARLQADALRTQALMMPYEDVAARLKAPFDDLEAACWADLQAAAADALVPGEAAERIRRFLAEWPDGRHAEDARALLARQADLGTDHFRRQHERAIARALRDGRWDEAAAALESARGLLAAAPDGAAAWDETFAPLHERIETAVRTDNAASLATIAPPLEPGGLLKAIQFAPDAAWFVTVAYPNRVRLWSWPGRSPLHAWETPGEISSLAIAPDGRRLATGDRDGTVRVWDRDGTRRQQVNVGSADWVASLQFSADGTQLLTATKSGIAFWDVASGRRLESPVASAIRPAALAPDAEHLAAALPESAVGVWLLTETYPLFTIGLTGTAPAALCFSPDGRRLATAHTGRTQRRVRLWDMTWGEPVLDLMVSAEPGPRLTRLAWGLAFSPDGRLLATGDAGGTIRIWDVDDGSLRKAFTAHGQAITCMAFSPDSRALVSGANDGRLRFWGVGTLPPDGESLDSALETR